In a genomic window of Halobiforma lacisalsi AJ5:
- a CDS encoding methyl-accepting chemotaxis protein, translating into MTPSLTSLFDRADATSSDHDADADADTDSSSDGDSATDAATDGAIDREQWRTEGDALLDADGDVERPREGTPFGSATAESIIVSYLQGSSDPIFVVDAEGNFTHSNEECRDLFGRVPGELIGDNLFDYDEADNTVMREVLDTGEAIQNLEGEVEVDGETVHVSRTFFPLFDAAGELAGAIEINRDVSERVEAVNRQETLEEYQDYQDEVIEAFKGWTDRLSRGDFTVDPEVPEPDSDLEEVQRAHERFSEMAADLGTAIESIHDALADARDTAEELAEISDELVAAGEETTSATEEIDDASDAVDEMASEQSEQATIAAKNVSNLAGAVEEISENAARIEGRAATASERTQEGVDDAERALERIREAMAASEENVEQVRRIEDRMDAIGEMAELIADVADQTNLLALNANIQAAHADDSGDGFGVVANEIKGLADESKATVSEITDDLEELRDGIDEMTAAIERSNRTVEAGADAVEGVVDHIEEIEDAVRETDREIEAIARAAEEQAEDTATVEDVVRELSERSDEIERRMADVSTSIEQQTATVDRVVDVSEAIDGMAAEMEGTLTGFELESEGASRSRSRSRSR; encoded by the coding sequence ATGACCCCCTCGCTGACATCGCTGTTCGATCGGGCCGACGCGACCAGTTCCGACCACGACGCGGACGCGGACGCGGACACGGACTCGAGTTCGGACGGCGACTCCGCGACCGACGCGGCTACCGACGGCGCGATCGACCGCGAGCAGTGGCGAACGGAAGGCGACGCCCTCCTCGACGCGGACGGCGACGTCGAACGGCCCCGTGAGGGGACGCCATTCGGCAGCGCCACCGCCGAATCGATCATCGTCAGCTACCTGCAGGGCTCGAGCGACCCGATCTTCGTCGTCGACGCGGAAGGGAACTTCACCCACTCCAACGAGGAGTGTCGGGACCTGTTCGGTCGGGTACCGGGCGAACTGATCGGCGACAACCTCTTCGACTACGACGAGGCCGACAACACGGTGATGCGGGAGGTGCTCGACACCGGCGAAGCCATCCAGAACCTCGAGGGCGAGGTCGAGGTCGACGGCGAGACGGTCCACGTCAGCCGGACCTTCTTCCCGCTTTTCGACGCCGCGGGCGAACTCGCGGGCGCGATCGAGATCAACCGCGACGTCTCCGAGCGAGTCGAGGCCGTCAACCGCCAGGAGACCCTAGAGGAGTACCAGGACTACCAGGACGAGGTGATCGAGGCGTTCAAGGGGTGGACCGACCGGCTGAGTCGGGGCGACTTCACCGTCGACCCCGAGGTGCCGGAACCCGACTCCGACCTCGAGGAGGTACAGCGGGCCCACGAGCGGTTCTCGGAGATGGCGGCGGACCTGGGGACCGCGATCGAGAGCATTCACGACGCGCTCGCCGACGCCCGCGACACCGCCGAGGAACTGGCCGAGATCAGCGACGAACTGGTCGCGGCGGGCGAGGAGACGACCTCGGCGACCGAGGAGATCGACGACGCGAGCGACGCGGTCGACGAGATGGCAAGCGAGCAGTCCGAACAGGCGACGATCGCCGCGAAGAACGTCTCGAACCTCGCGGGCGCAGTCGAGGAGATCTCCGAGAACGCGGCCCGGATCGAGGGGCGCGCGGCGACGGCAAGCGAGCGAACCCAGGAGGGGGTCGACGACGCCGAACGCGCCCTCGAGCGGATCCGCGAGGCGATGGCGGCCTCCGAGGAGAACGTCGAACAGGTCCGGCGCATCGAGGATCGGATGGACGCGATCGGCGAGATGGCGGAGTTGATCGCGGACGTGGCAGACCAGACGAACCTGCTTGCCCTGAACGCGAACATCCAGGCGGCCCACGCCGACGACTCCGGCGACGGGTTCGGGGTGGTCGCAAACGAGATCAAGGGACTGGCCGACGAGTCGAAGGCGACGGTGTCCGAGATCACCGACGATCTAGAGGAGTTGCGGGACGGGATCGACGAGATGACGGCGGCGATCGAACGGAGCAACCGGACGGTCGAGGCCGGGGCCGACGCGGTCGAGGGGGTCGTCGACCACATCGAGGAGATCGAGGACGCCGTCCGCGAGACCGACCGCGAGATCGAGGCGATCGCCCGCGCCGCCGAGGAACAGGCCGAGGACACGGCGACCGTCGAGGACGTGGTCCGGGAACTCTCCGAGCGCAGCGACGAGATCGAACGCCGGATGGCCGACGTCTCGACGAGCATCGAACAGCAGACGGCGACCGTCGACCGGGTCGTCGACGTCTCGGAGGCGATCGACGGGATGGCCGCCGAGATGGAGGGGACGCTGACGGGCTTCGAACTCGAGTCGGAGGGCGCTTCCCGGTCCCGGTCCCGGTCCCGGTCCCGGTAG
- a CDS encoding cyclase family protein: protein MLDGYEMYDLTQPWSQDTPAWPTYDNPKVWYEKSLDTEKVNGQKIEFMNHTGTHLDGEKHFVAHGRDIEQVGLDELVGDAVVADISDKVGDYDVYTSEMIEDVCDVREGDILFIHTGYQEYAWHTENADPHRYFCKHPGPNAEFAEWCKEMDINYLILDCGSADHPMNTVIRDIRPELAEEAADHLGVDDLDEIFPPEGYQLMHTELFPEGTIHVENAQVPEELLNERVQIGTFPWRFRGGESSVCRCVAFK, encoded by the coding sequence ATGCTCGACGGTTACGAGATGTACGACCTGACCCAGCCGTGGTCACAGGATACGCCGGCGTGGCCGACCTACGACAACCCGAAGGTGTGGTACGAGAAGAGTCTCGACACCGAGAAGGTCAACGGCCAGAAGATCGAGTTCATGAACCACACCGGGACCCACCTGGACGGCGAGAAACACTTCGTCGCTCACGGGCGGGACATCGAACAGGTGGGCCTCGACGAACTCGTCGGGGACGCCGTCGTCGCCGACATCTCCGACAAGGTCGGCGACTACGACGTCTACACGAGCGAGATGATCGAGGACGTCTGTGACGTCCGCGAGGGCGACATCCTGTTCATCCACACGGGCTACCAGGAGTACGCCTGGCACACGGAGAACGCCGACCCCCATCGGTACTTCTGCAAACATCCCGGTCCGAACGCGGAGTTCGCCGAGTGGTGCAAGGAGATGGACATCAACTACCTCATCCTCGACTGTGGCAGTGCGGACCACCCGATGAACACGGTCATTCGGGACATTCGCCCCGAACTGGCCGAGGAAGCGGCCGACCACCTCGGCGTCGACGACTTAGACGAGATCTTCCCGCCGGAGGGGTACCAGCTCATGCACACCGAGCTGTTCCCCGAGGGGACGATCCACGTCGAGAACGCACAGGTGCCCGAGGAACTGCTCAACGAGCGCGTCCAGATCGGCACCTTCCCGTGGCGGTTCCGCGGCGGGGAGTCCAGCGTCTGTCGGTGTGTCGCCTTCAAATAA
- a CDS encoding universal stress protein: MPNHVLVPVDSSEQSEDALEYAMETFPEADITALHALEIGQGDIGTFSGMTGEVPDEEAERERAEELFESVRQRAADHDGEIDTVLGRGRPDRVIVKEAEKGEYDSIVIGSHGRDGVARVLLGSVAEKVVRRSPVPVFVVR; the protein is encoded by the coding sequence ATGCCGAACCATGTCTTGGTACCGGTCGACAGCTCAGAACAGTCCGAAGACGCACTCGAGTACGCCATGGAGACGTTCCCGGAGGCCGACATCACCGCGTTGCACGCCCTCGAGATCGGGCAGGGCGACATCGGCACGTTCTCCGGGATGACCGGGGAGGTGCCGGACGAGGAGGCCGAGCGCGAACGCGCCGAGGAGTTGTTCGAGTCGGTTCGCCAGCGGGCCGCGGATCACGACGGCGAGATCGACACGGTGCTGGGTCGCGGTCGACCGGACCGCGTGATCGTCAAGGAAGCCGAGAAGGGAGAGTACGACTCGATCGTCATCGGCAGTCACGGCCGCGACGGCGTCGCTCGCGTGTTGCTCGGTAGCGTCGCGGAGAAAGTCGTGCGTCGGTCGCCGGTGCCGGTGTTCGTCGTTCGGTAA
- a CDS encoding alcohol dehydrogenase catalytic domain-containing protein codes for MSTMDACVLEEWNGPLSIDTVDEPEPGPGEVRVDVRACGVTRTIENAIGGGLSDDPALTPRIPGHEFAGVVDAVGEGVDGLEPGDRVLAYFYLTCGDCAPCRRGEANRCTAFDGWYGVHRDGAYAEKAVLPAENALPLPGGATFAEGAIAADGLATPLHVCRRAAVDDTDTVLVIGAAGRVGVHLSQLAARRGARVLAADVVDDRLEHVDAVTDGAVQPVDVRGDPDDVARRVRKAAGGERNGPSVVVDTVGDVETLRAGWDALAMGGRVVSLTTHHERAFGPLLREFVEKEAAVLGSRYATKNEVVRAAELLADGRISPVVTERVGLEDVPDVHERIRSGESHGMVVLEP; via the coding sequence ATGAGCACGATGGACGCGTGCGTCCTCGAGGAGTGGAACGGCCCGCTCTCGATCGACACGGTGGACGAACCGGAACCGGGGCCCGGCGAGGTCCGGGTCGACGTGCGGGCCTGCGGTGTAACCCGAACGATCGAGAACGCGATCGGCGGTGGACTGTCCGACGATCCCGCGCTTACACCACGTATCCCGGGCCACGAGTTCGCGGGCGTCGTCGACGCGGTCGGTGAGGGCGTCGACGGCCTCGAGCCGGGGGATCGCGTCCTCGCGTACTTCTATCTCACCTGCGGCGACTGTGCCCCCTGTCGCCGCGGAGAGGCCAACCGGTGTACGGCGTTCGACGGCTGGTACGGTGTCCACCGCGACGGGGCTTACGCCGAGAAAGCCGTCCTGCCGGCCGAGAACGCCCTGCCGCTTCCCGGCGGGGCGACGTTCGCCGAGGGTGCGATCGCGGCCGACGGGCTCGCGACGCCGCTGCACGTCTGCCGGCGGGCCGCCGTCGACGACACGGATACGGTGCTGGTGATCGGCGCCGCTGGCCGGGTCGGAGTCCATCTCTCGCAACTGGCCGCGCGCCGCGGGGCACGGGTGCTGGCCGCGGACGTCGTCGACGACCGCCTTGAGCACGTCGACGCCGTCACGGACGGTGCGGTCCAGCCGGTCGACGTCCGGGGTGATCCCGACGACGTTGCACGACGCGTGCGGAAGGCTGCCGGCGGCGAGCGCAACGGGCCGAGCGTCGTCGTCGACACCGTCGGCGACGTGGAGACGCTGCGGGCGGGTTGGGACGCGCTCGCGATGGGCGGCCGGGTGGTCTCGCTGACGACCCACCACGAGCGCGCGTTCGGGCCGCTTCTGCGGGAGTTCGTCGAGAAGGAGGCAGCCGTCCTCGGCTCGCGGTACGCCACGAAAAACGAGGTCGTCCGGGCCGCCGAGTTGCTCGCCGACGGCCGGATCTCCCCCGTCGTCACGGAGCGGGTCGGCCTCGAGGACGTCCCGGACGTCCACGAGCGGATCCGATCGGGCGAGAGCCACGGGATGGTCGTACTCGAGCCCTAG
- a CDS encoding uracil-xanthine permease family protein, which yields MATGDELEATEPETELIAYDIDDEPPLSEAVPLGLQHLLAMFLSTVALPLVIAGAIGLDGAQTTYIVQMALLVAGVATVVQVYSVGPVGAKLPIVMGTSAIFVAPLIDIGSTFGLAAIFGAVIVAAPVEIAIGYFYDDLERFFPPLVTGTVVMLVGLTLIPTAIDYAAGGPGAETYGYLENLALAGLVFVVAVGFNQYFEGLLSIASVLIAVVIGYVVAVPLGLLDLSGVADAGWIAVPVPLEYGVEFHPSAILVVAFAYVVTAIETIGDVEGTTGTVGRRATSDEMRGGLFADGAMSMFAGLFNAFPNTSFSQNVGLIGFTGVASKFVVAICGGFLVLLGLVPKVAAVVAAMPNPVLGGAAIVLFGMIFSIGLRIVANRVDLTRRNLTIVAVSVVLGVGVEVRPDAIAQFPDEAQVLLGSGLLVGGVTALVLNAVLPRDEAASDHEAAPSPEPEPTDD from the coding sequence ATGGCTACAGGTGACGAACTCGAAGCGACGGAACCGGAGACCGAACTGATCGCGTACGATATCGACGACGAACCGCCGCTGTCGGAAGCGGTCCCGCTCGGGCTCCAGCACCTGCTGGCGATGTTCCTCTCGACGGTCGCGTTGCCGCTCGTCATCGCGGGGGCGATCGGTCTCGACGGCGCACAGACGACCTACATCGTCCAGATGGCGCTGCTCGTCGCCGGCGTCGCGACCGTCGTCCAGGTGTACTCCGTCGGCCCCGTCGGTGCGAAGTTGCCGATCGTCATGGGGACGAGCGCGATCTTCGTCGCGCCGCTGATCGACATCGGGTCGACGTTCGGGCTCGCGGCGATCTTCGGGGCCGTCATCGTCGCCGCGCCCGTCGAGATCGCGATCGGCTACTTCTACGACGACCTCGAGCGGTTCTTCCCGCCGCTCGTCACGGGCACGGTGGTCATGCTCGTCGGCCTGACGCTGATCCCGACGGCGATCGACTACGCGGCGGGCGGCCCGGGCGCGGAGACCTACGGCTACCTCGAGAACCTGGCGCTTGCCGGACTCGTCTTCGTCGTCGCGGTCGGGTTCAACCAGTACTTCGAGGGCCTGCTCTCGATCGCCAGCGTGTTGATCGCCGTCGTGATCGGCTACGTCGTGGCGGTCCCCCTCGGGTTGCTCGACCTCTCGGGGGTCGCCGACGCCGGCTGGATCGCCGTCCCCGTCCCGCTCGAGTACGGCGTCGAGTTCCACCCGAGCGCGATCCTGGTGGTCGCGTTCGCCTACGTCGTGACCGCGATCGAGACGATCGGCGACGTCGAGGGGACGACCGGCACCGTTGGCCGCCGCGCGACCTCGGACGAGATGCGGGGTGGACTGTTCGCCGACGGCGCGATGAGCATGTTCGCCGGCCTGTTCAACGCCTTCCCGAACACGTCGTTCTCCCAGAACGTCGGGCTCATCGGGTTCACCGGGGTCGCCAGCAAGTTCGTCGTCGCGATCTGTGGCGGGTTCCTCGTCCTGCTGGGCCTCGTCCCGAAGGTGGCCGCCGTGGTCGCGGCGATGCCCAATCCCGTCCTCGGCGGCGCGGCGATCGTCCTGTTCGGGATGATCTTCTCCATCGGCCTCCGGATCGTCGCGAACCGGGTCGACCTGACCCGGCGCAACCTGACGATCGTCGCCGTCTCCGTCGTGCTCGGCGTCGGCGTCGAGGTCCGCCCCGACGCGATCGCCCAGTTCCCCGACGAGGCACAGGTGCTGCTCGGCTCGGGCCTGCTCGTCGGCGGCGTCACTGCACTCGTGTTGAACGCCGTTCTCCCGCGGGACGAGGCCGCTTCCGACCACGAGGCGGCGCCGAGTCCGGAGCCCGAACCGACCGACGACTAG
- a CDS encoding CoxG family protein, whose product MLEFTGENEMEQSKDELWPYFTDTDVLAECAPGCKEMTLKSPHEIEAVLAVGVGSVKPEFDVDVVVTEADRPNTLEMKAVGHAPRNEFETTAEMELQENDDGTTVVWSASADVSGTIASLGGRALKSVTNRLVKKFFSNMQEKAADGVDAESELEAAPTEDVTLESGD is encoded by the coding sequence ATGCTAGAATTCACTGGCGAAAACGAGATGGAACAGTCGAAGGACGAACTCTGGCCGTACTTCACGGACACCGACGTCCTCGCGGAGTGTGCGCCCGGATGCAAGGAGATGACGCTCAAGTCGCCCCACGAGATCGAGGCGGTGCTCGCGGTCGGCGTGGGCAGCGTCAAACCCGAGTTCGACGTGGACGTCGTCGTCACCGAGGCTGACCGCCCCAACACGCTCGAGATGAAGGCGGTCGGCCACGCCCCGCGCAACGAGTTCGAGACCACCGCGGAGATGGAGTTGCAGGAGAACGACGACGGGACGACGGTCGTCTGGTCGGCCTCGGCCGACGTCTCGGGGACGATCGCCAGCCTCGGCGGCCGTGCGCTGAAAAGCGTCACTAACCGCCTGGTGAAGAAGTTCTTCTCGAACATGCAGGAGAAAGCCGCCGACGGCGTCGACGCCGAGTCCGAACTCGAGGCGGCACCGACAGAGGACGTGACGCTCGAGTCGGGCGACTGA
- a CDS encoding MFS transporter translates to MSTLRSRATSEQRPLPWSAIAAVGTGLFGLGLAVGGYGAYVSLLIARGVSPDAAGLGMSLFLFGQFAAVVPADLMTRRTAVERVAAAGFVLAGIGIGLGAVLTLEATYASRLLLGLGQGAAFVAGMKYVGLRTTGADTATAQGMLGALFTLGLAVGLAAGPVVVPWAGPAFPAVGAAVVALAGGAFTARLATVGPDARTVLGAYLEPFTSAGGLALGFGNVATFGFLMVASTWYAEVVADAALPGTAVLVGFALATVLGRGVGGWLSRTYGERATVGGTLLGLALVLLGLAAAIDVDSAAGITAGLVLTGFGFGVPFGPLFGLAFSELADDAGVTLSGMMLVGNGAALAYPWLVGRLLAATDGYAAGFAAMGATVGAIWLCWRRTVGG, encoded by the coding sequence ATGAGCACGCTCCGCTCGAGAGCGACGAGCGAGCAACGGCCGCTGCCGTGGTCGGCGATCGCCGCCGTGGGAACTGGGTTGTTCGGGCTCGGACTCGCCGTCGGCGGCTACGGGGCCTACGTGTCACTGCTGATAGCCCGCGGCGTGTCGCCCGACGCGGCGGGACTCGGCATGTCGCTGTTCCTGTTCGGGCAGTTCGCCGCCGTCGTCCCGGCTGACCTGATGACCCGCCGGACGGCCGTCGAGCGCGTCGCCGCAGCCGGGTTCGTCCTGGCCGGGATCGGAATCGGCCTCGGGGCCGTCCTGACGCTCGAGGCCACCTACGCCTCCCGACTCCTGCTGGGACTCGGCCAGGGGGCCGCGTTCGTCGCCGGAATGAAGTACGTCGGATTGCGGACGACCGGCGCGGACACCGCGACCGCACAGGGAATGCTCGGCGCGCTGTTCACCCTCGGACTGGCCGTCGGCCTCGCCGCCGGCCCCGTCGTCGTGCCGTGGGCCGGCCCGGCGTTCCCGGCCGTCGGCGCGGCCGTGGTCGCGCTCGCCGGCGGCGCGTTCACCGCTCGATTGGCGACGGTCGGCCCCGACGCGCGAACGGTCCTGGGGGCCTACCTCGAGCCGTTCACCTCCGCCGGCGGGCTGGCGCTTGGGTTCGGCAACGTGGCCACGTTCGGGTTCCTGATGGTCGCTTCGACCTGGTACGCCGAGGTGGTCGCCGACGCGGCGCTGCCCGGCACCGCGGTGCTCGTCGGGTTCGCCCTGGCGACAGTGCTCGGCCGGGGCGTCGGCGGCTGGCTCTCGCGGACCTACGGCGAGCGGGCGACCGTCGGCGGGACGCTGCTGGGACTCGCCCTCGTGCTCCTCGGACTCGCGGCGGCGATCGACGTCGACTCGGCGGCCGGCATCACCGCCGGCCTGGTGTTGACCGGGTTCGGCTTCGGCGTGCCGTTCGGACCGCTGTTCGGCCTCGCGTTCTCGGAACTCGCCGACGACGCCGGCGTCACGCTCTCGGGGATGATGCTCGTGGGCAACGGGGCCGCGCTGGCGTATCCCTGGCTCGTCGGGCGCTTGCTGGCCGCGACGGACGGCTACGCCGCGGGGTTCGCGGCGATGGGCGCGACGGTCGGCGCGATCTGGCTCTGCTGGCGGCGGACCGTCGGCGGCTGA
- a CDS encoding FAD binding domain-containing protein produces MKPAPFTHHRPETVEETVELLADLEDVELLAGNQSLGIVMANRLATPDHLVDLNGLEELQYVEETDDGVRIGAMTRHRTLERSDPLAELVPMLPEAAEQIAGPSVRNQGTIGGSIGEADPAGNYPAALVALDGVLHLRSAEESREVTADDYFIAYMFTDLREEELIEAVTVPTDPFPPERTGMAFLELKRAAQTWPTVSAATAVRVDDPSADDPVLEEVRIALANAADIPLRVPDAEDVLEGEPLSEAGLAEAAEIVTDAVTPEGEMHADRDYKEEVAGEYAKRSLETSYERAIDAETN; encoded by the coding sequence ATGAAGCCGGCTCCGTTCACCCACCACCGACCGGAGACCGTCGAGGAAACCGTCGAGTTGCTGGCCGACCTCGAGGACGTGGAGTTGCTCGCGGGCAACCAGTCGCTGGGGATCGTGATGGCAAACCGGCTGGCGACGCCGGATCACCTCGTCGACTTGAACGGCCTCGAGGAGCTCCAGTACGTCGAGGAGACCGACGACGGGGTCCGGATCGGGGCGATGACCCGCCACCGGACGCTCGAGCGTTCGGACCCGCTCGCGGAGCTCGTCCCGATGCTCCCCGAAGCCGCGGAACAGATCGCTGGCCCCTCGGTTCGCAACCAGGGAACGATCGGCGGCAGCATCGGCGAGGCGGACCCCGCGGGGAACTACCCGGCCGCGCTGGTGGCGCTCGACGGCGTGCTCCACCTGCGCTCGGCCGAGGAGAGCCGCGAGGTGACCGCCGACGACTACTTCATCGCCTACATGTTCACGGACCTCCGCGAGGAGGAACTCATCGAGGCGGTCACGGTGCCGACCGACCCGTTCCCGCCCGAACGTACCGGGATGGCGTTTCTCGAACTCAAGCGGGCGGCCCAGACCTGGCCGACGGTCAGCGCGGCGACCGCCGTACGGGTCGACGACCCCTCAGCTGACGATCCGGTCCTCGAGGAGGTCCGGATCGCCCTCGCGAACGCCGCGGACATCCCGCTTCGGGTCCCGGACGCGGAGGACGTCCTCGAGGGCGAACCCCTCTCGGAGGCGGGTCTCGCGGAGGCGGCCGAGATCGTCACCGATGCGGTCACGCCGGAGGGGGAGATGCACGCGGATCGAGACTACAAGGAGGAAGTGGCCGGCGAGTACGCGAAACGCTCGCTCGAAACGTCGTACGAACGCGCGATCGATGCGGAGACCAACTGA
- a CDS encoding CocE/NonD family hydrolase: MVSHPEYAVTAELDVSIETRDGVELATDIYRPADPETGEPIAEPKPVLLDRTPYNKRGRMERHGEWFAKRGYVVAIQDCRGRFESEGDYYIFVNEPEDGYDTVEWLADQSYCDGQVGTIGTSYGAWVQTALATQDPPHLEAMFVNQGAANGREATFRHNGTFELRWLCWALTLGGGFAKRALEDEDVQQRLANVDVRDVLANGPVQRGQSPLRHIPDYEEWTFDIMTKGAASDELWQEPGLNFEAYYDEMADVPTVYAGAWYDSYTKATCDNFEGLADRKDSDHYLLMGPWTHGWNTYPLPSWNKSYSGELEFGEQALRDYQETRLRFFDHYLKGKDTWSDQPTVQYFRMGTGDGSQTRDGRLFHGGEWAESEEWPLPDTEFETYYIHEDGRLSTEEPTVSDSATSYEFDPRDPVPTIGGNCSSYITYEPREESLLEYPLSERKLQDITGRGGFDQRTRPDTFGAEPPYGPLEERNDVLVYRSEPLEEPLEIVGPIRVRVYGSTDAPDTDFTAKLIDEYPPSEEHPNGFAVNLCDSICRGRYRGYRDEPDLLEPGEVYEFYMEPYPTANVFGEGHRIRLDISSSNYPRYDVNHNTGGPLYDDREYEVATNTVHHDADYATHVELPVQPR; the protein is encoded by the coding sequence ATGGTATCTCATCCCGAGTACGCAGTGACCGCTGAGCTAGACGTGTCGATCGAAACCCGGGACGGGGTCGAACTCGCGACCGACATCTACCGGCCGGCGGATCCGGAGACGGGCGAGCCGATCGCCGAACCGAAGCCGGTGTTGCTCGACCGGACGCCGTACAACAAGCGTGGGCGGATGGAACGACACGGCGAGTGGTTCGCAAAGCGCGGCTACGTCGTCGCGATCCAGGACTGCCGCGGTCGCTTCGAAAGCGAGGGCGACTACTACATCTTCGTCAACGAACCCGAGGACGGGTACGACACCGTCGAGTGGCTCGCGGACCAGTCCTACTGTGACGGGCAGGTCGGGACGATCGGGACCTCCTACGGTGCCTGGGTCCAGACCGCGCTCGCGACCCAGGACCCGCCCCACCTCGAGGCGATGTTCGTCAACCAGGGAGCCGCGAACGGGCGGGAGGCCACCTTCCGTCACAACGGTACCTTCGAACTCCGGTGGCTGTGCTGGGCGCTCACGCTCGGCGGCGGGTTCGCGAAGCGAGCCCTCGAGGACGAGGACGTTCAGCAGCGACTCGCGAACGTCGACGTGCGGGACGTTCTCGCGAACGGCCCCGTCCAGCGCGGCCAGTCGCCGCTCCGGCACATCCCCGACTACGAGGAGTGGACGTTCGACATCATGACGAAGGGTGCTGCAAGCGACGAACTCTGGCAGGAACCCGGTCTCAACTTCGAGGCCTACTACGACGAGATGGCCGACGTGCCGACCGTCTACGCGGGCGCGTGGTACGACTCCTACACGAAGGCGACCTGCGACAACTTCGAGGGACTTGCCGACCGCAAAGACAGCGACCACTACCTGCTGATGGGGCCGTGGACCCACGGCTGGAACACGTATCCGCTGCCCTCCTGGAACAAGTCCTACTCGGGGGAACTCGAGTTCGGCGAGCAGGCGTTGCGGGACTATCAGGAGACGCGCCTGCGCTTTTTCGACCACTACCTCAAAGGGAAGGATACCTGGTCGGATCAGCCGACGGTCCAGTACTTCCGGATGGGGACCGGCGACGGCTCACAGACCCGCGACGGCCGCCTGTTCCACGGCGGGGAGTGGGCCGAAAGCGAGGAGTGGCCCCTCCCCGACACCGAGTTCGAGACCTACTACATCCACGAGGACGGCCGGCTCTCGACGGAGGAGCCGACCGTTTCCGACTCCGCGACCAGCTACGAGTTCGACCCCCGCGACCCCGTGCCGACGATCGGCGGCAACTGCTCGTCGTACATCACCTACGAACCCCGCGAGGAGTCGCTCCTCGAGTACCCGCTGAGCGAGCGCAAACTCCAGGACATCACCGGTCGCGGCGGCTTCGACCAGCGGACCCGTCCCGACACGTTCGGCGCGGAACCGCCCTACGGCCCGCTCGAGGAGCGCAACGACGTCCTGGTCTACCGGTCGGAGCCGCTCGAGGAGCCGCTCGAGATCGTGGGCCCGATCCGCGTGCGGGTCTACGGCTCGACCGACGCCCCGGACACCGACTTCACGGCGAAGCTGATCGACGAGTACCCGCCCAGCGAGGAGCATCCGAACGGCTTCGCGGTCAACCTCTGTGACTCGATCTGTCGGGGCCGCTACCGTGGCTACCGCGACGAACCGGACCTCCTCGAGCCCGGCGAGGTCTACGAGTTCTACATGGAGCCGTACCCGACGGCCAACGTCTTCGGCGAAGGCCATCGCATCCGGCTCGACATCTCCTCGTCGAACTACCCACGGTACGACGTCAACCACAACACGGGCGGCCCGCTGTACGACGACCGGGAGTACGAGGTGGCGACGAACACGGTCCACCACGACGCCGACTACGCGACACACGTCGAACTGCCGGTACAGCCGCGCTGA